The proteins below are encoded in one region of Winogradskyella helgolandensis:
- a CDS encoding polyketide synthase has translation MTNKSFYNKLNETNSEYPQLPLHQIIARQAKVTPDNIALKFENSEITYKDLEQKANSLAHCLIEQGVKPNTFVGLALPRSIELVVSLLAIMKSGAAYLPLDPGFPRQRIDVMLEDSEAEILISSKAFSIASESVSKEIFIEDLFSNISKHDSNPPTINVNIEDRAYLLYTSGSTGKPKGVQVTHKNLVNFLFSMLLKPGINETDKLLTITTISFDIVGLELYLPLIKGATLVIATEEIAKDSRLLLKVLKEENITILQATPTSWQLLLDANWEEALPIKGLCGGEPITLSLAHKVLDKVNELWNMYGPTETTIWSTIKEIKKSDTHITIGYPIANTQVYILNENKELVPPGDIGEICIAGDGVSKGYWKRLDLTSENFITNPFDENNSSKLYKTGDLGRLLETGDIECLGRSDHQVKIRGHRIELGDIETALSNLPFIKRAIVIASDALSNELRLIAYLQVIDANVDVNSCREYLKDVLPEYMIPSIFMQVENFPMTPNGKVDKKNLPLPEYQRPHNAPPLKKPRTKIESDIAKIWSAELKIPVVGIDDNFFEMGGTSILSQKVASLLTTLLKIEIPVIKIYQFPTISGLSDYLNIDKNKLAKTAKKHKVKKSTGGDIAVIGMAGRFPGASSIKELWDVLKNGKETISFFTPEELDKSIPEKLRKDPLYVGARGVVPSAKEFDSRFFGINPKLAEAMDPQQRLFLEIAWEVLEQSGHLPKHYDGNVGVYAGTGTNTYYVNNVLPNTDLVNAIGAFQATTVNDKDYIATRTAYHLNLKGPAVSVHSACSTSLLAIAEAVEAIRSGQCDVALAGASSVTSPINSGHLYQEGSMLSSNGHCRSFDAEGKGTVFSDGAAVVLLKGLEDAINDGDIIHGVIKGIGINNDGGNKGSFTAPSIEGESGAIMSAMHDAKISPSDISYIEAHGTATPLGDPIEFEGLRLAFGPQEKNSYCAVGSIKSNMGHLTSAAGVAGVIKTILALKHKQIPPSLGYKNANPAIDFENSPFFVNNELRDWNSEGKRVAGISSFGVGGTNVHVVVEEYIKKEPVSDISKPLQLLTWSAKTETSLNGYKTALGNFIKSKPEINIADIAASLSGTRDTFNKRSFALVSSSEHAYTELLSEDAVSIKSADLRSVPSHLAFLFPGQGAQYLQMGKALYEHEMVFKEAVDKCSEIVSEALNFDIRQIIYPESNSPEAEVTIKDTQYTQPALFVVEYALSQLWMSWGIQPTLLCGHSIGEFVAAHLAGIFSLKDALLLVAKRGKLVSNLPAGSMLSVRTTYESLSEILPKDLCVAAVNSDQLCVVSGEDKPIEAFAKLLEEKKIPNRLLLTSHAFHSTMMDPVLEEFKSEVEKVTINIPRLPIVSTVTGTWLSDSEATDPNYWTDHLRATVRFSEAMETALELEDIILLEVGPGRALTTLSQQKKRPKSASSIATLVMPKENENSYHTVLSALGQLWLKGIEPNWPAYYEGQSRQKVWLPAYVFDRKLCWVDPPIIDNKTNNYNQSIESNINQPKSTQMDTVLEPQRKNTILEKISEIIINTSGMELEPSEYNSSFLELGLDSLILTQMAITCKNEFNTAITFRQLNDELGTPNLLANFLDNNLPPERFAAAISTTVVSAPIQNTMATAPSAPVPVSTPVQQSNQVNYPINSSAVDLIAQQLQLLGKQLALLQGNNTAPAAASEAIPAPVQVPVQKEAKPIMSTAPTTLSEDEIKEHKKPFGASPKIDKQKIEINTKQQQFLDDLTVAYNKKTEASKFYSEKHRPHMSDPRVVSGFKPLTKELVYPIVIEKSSGNKLWDIDGNQYIDALSGFGSCLLGYQPEFIKEALHDQIELGFEVGPQHPLAGEVCEMLCEMTGHDRAALCNTGSEAVLGAMRIARTVTGKSLIVAFSRSYHGITDEVLVRGSRMKKTFPAAPGIMPEAVQNMLILDYGTEESLQIIRDRIDELAAVLVEPIQSRRPEFQPVEFLKEVSNITKTSNAALIFDEIITGFRMHPQGIQGLFGIKADLATYGKVIGGGVSIGAILGSDKYMDALDGGAWQFGDDSFPEVGVTYFAGTFVRHPLALASTKASLIHLKENGPELQDDLADKAERLATELNTYFKNHNLPIVINYFRSLWRIAFLEEIPYAELVFVILRSKGIHIMEGFPCYMTTAYTEGDVDQIINSIKESIEELIKVGILVSDINTNVNRSQTKSSALNQPPVPGAKLGMDESGNPAWFIVDEKNGNAYKKIEI, from the coding sequence ATGACTAATAAATCTTTTTATAATAAATTAAATGAGACTAACTCGGAATATCCGCAGTTACCGTTGCATCAGATTATAGCCAGACAAGCAAAAGTTACTCCAGATAATATAGCTTTAAAGTTCGAAAATTCAGAAATCACCTATAAAGATCTAGAACAAAAAGCTAATAGTTTAGCACATTGTTTAATAGAACAAGGAGTAAAACCAAATACTTTTGTCGGTTTAGCACTACCACGCTCAATAGAATTAGTTGTTAGTTTATTGGCAATCATGAAAAGTGGAGCTGCTTATTTGCCTTTAGATCCTGGTTTTCCTCGTCAACGAATAGATGTTATGTTAGAGGATTCTGAAGCAGAGATCTTAATTTCTTCCAAAGCATTTTCAATAGCATCTGAATCAGTATCAAAGGAAATCTTTATTGAAGATTTGTTTTCCAATATTTCAAAACACGATTCAAATCCACCAACAATTAATGTAAATATAGAAGATAGAGCATATTTGCTTTATACGTCAGGCTCTACAGGAAAGCCTAAAGGTGTTCAAGTAACTCATAAGAATCTTGTGAACTTCCTGTTTAGTATGCTGCTAAAACCAGGTATAAATGAAACGGATAAGCTATTAACAATAACCACTATTTCATTTGATATTGTAGGGTTAGAATTGTATTTGCCATTAATAAAAGGGGCTACTTTAGTTATTGCAACCGAGGAAATTGCGAAAGATAGTAGGTTATTGTTAAAGGTGTTAAAAGAAGAAAATATTACAATCTTACAAGCAACACCTACATCTTGGCAGCTATTATTAGATGCCAATTGGGAGGAAGCATTACCTATTAAAGGGCTTTGTGGAGGTGAACCTATAACGCTTTCTTTAGCACATAAAGTATTAGATAAAGTTAATGAGCTTTGGAACATGTATGGTCCTACAGAAACCACAATATGGTCTACTATAAAAGAGATTAAAAAATCCGACACGCATATCACTATTGGTTATCCTATAGCAAATACGCAAGTATATATTCTTAATGAAAACAAGGAATTAGTTCCTCCTGGAGACATTGGGGAAATTTGCATTGCTGGTGATGGCGTATCAAAAGGCTATTGGAAACGTTTAGATCTAACATCTGAAAACTTCATAACCAATCCATTTGATGAAAATAACAGTTCAAAATTATATAAAACAGGAGATTTAGGAAGGCTTTTGGAAACTGGTGATATCGAATGTTTAGGTCGTAGTGATCATCAAGTGAAGATTAGGGGACACCGAATAGAATTGGGTGATATTGAAACAGCACTTAGTAATTTACCATTTATAAAACGTGCAATTGTTATCGCCAGTGATGCCTTAAGCAATGAATTACGATTGATAGCCTATCTTCAAGTTATAGATGCTAACGTTGATGTTAATAGTTGTCGTGAGTACCTTAAAGATGTGCTGCCCGAATATATGATACCATCAATTTTTATGCAGGTTGAGAATTTTCCAATGACGCCGAATGGTAAAGTTGATAAAAAAAATCTTCCGCTCCCAGAGTATCAAAGACCACACAATGCACCTCCTTTAAAGAAACCGCGTACCAAGATAGAAAGTGATATTGCAAAAATTTGGAGCGCTGAGTTAAAAATTCCTGTAGTAGGAATTGATGATAATTTCTTTGAAATGGGAGGCACCTCTATTTTATCTCAGAAAGTAGCTTCATTACTGACAACACTATTAAAAATAGAGATTCCAGTTATAAAAATTTATCAATTTCCAACGATTTCAGGGTTATCGGATTATTTAAATATTGATAAAAATAAATTAGCTAAAACGGCTAAAAAGCATAAAGTAAAAAAATCTACAGGTGGAGATATTGCCGTAATTGGCATGGCAGGTCGATTTCCTGGAGCATCATCAATTAAAGAATTATGGGATGTTCTAAAAAATGGAAAGGAAACAATTTCATTTTTTACACCAGAAGAATTAGATAAATCAATCCCAGAAAAATTACGTAAAGATCCATTATATGTTGGTGCTAGAGGTGTTGTACCTTCAGCTAAAGAATTTGATTCACGTTTCTTCGGTATCAATCCAAAACTAGCGGAGGCGATGGATCCTCAACAACGTCTGTTTTTAGAAATTGCTTGGGAAGTGCTAGAACAATCTGGTCACCTTCCTAAACATTATGACGGAAACGTTGGTGTTTATGCAGGTACAGGTACTAATACGTATTATGTAAATAATGTACTACCAAATACAGATTTAGTCAACGCTATAGGTGCTTTTCAAGCGACTACCGTAAATGATAAAGATTACATTGCAACTCGTACTGCATATCACTTAAATCTAAAAGGTCCAGCAGTTAGTGTACATTCAGCATGTTCAACGTCATTATTAGCAATAGCAGAAGCGGTAGAAGCCATACGCTCAGGACAATGTGATGTTGCATTAGCAGGAGCTTCTAGTGTCACGTCTCCTATAAATAGTGGGCATTTGTATCAAGAAGGTTCTATGTTAAGTTCTAATGGTCACTGTCGCTCTTTTGATGCAGAAGGAAAAGGTACTGTGTTTAGTGATGGAGCCGCAGTAGTTTTATTGAAAGGGTTAGAAGATGCTATTAACGATGGTGATATTATACACGGTGTCATTAAAGGTATTGGAATTAATAATGACGGTGGAAACAAAGGCAGTTTTACAGCACCTAGTATAGAAGGTGAATCAGGAGCAATTATGAGTGCTATGCATGACGCTAAAATTTCTCCATCCGATATCAGTTATATTGAAGCCCATGGAACAGCAACTCCGTTAGGTGACCCAATAGAATTTGAAGGCTTACGTTTAGCTTTTGGTCCACAAGAAAAGAACAGTTATTGTGCCGTTGGTTCAATTAAAAGCAACATGGGACATTTGACCTCAGCTGCAGGTGTTGCCGGAGTTATTAAAACCATTCTAGCATTAAAACATAAGCAAATCCCACCTTCTTTAGGGTATAAAAATGCAAATCCCGCCATTGATTTTGAAAACAGTCCCTTCTTTGTAAATAACGAATTACGTGATTGGAATTCTGAAGGAAAGAGAGTTGCTGGTATTAGCTCTTTTGGCGTAGGTGGTACAAATGTGCATGTCGTAGTTGAAGAGTATATCAAAAAGGAACCTGTTTCAGATATAAGTAAACCATTACAACTTTTAACATGGTCAGCTAAAACGGAGACCAGTCTTAATGGCTATAAAACAGCATTAGGTAATTTCATAAAATCTAAACCAGAAATAAATATAGCTGATATTGCAGCTTCTCTTAGCGGAACAAGAGATACGTTTAATAAACGAAGTTTTGCTTTAGTATCTAGTTCAGAGCATGCATATACAGAATTATTATCAGAAGATGCTGTATCAATTAAGTCGGCTGACTTAAGGTCAGTGCCAAGTCATTTGGCATTTCTATTTCCAGGACAAGGGGCTCAATATTTACAGATGGGAAAAGCACTATATGAGCATGAAATGGTGTTTAAAGAAGCTGTAGATAAGTGTTCTGAAATAGTATCGGAAGCCTTAAATTTTGATATAAGACAAATTATTTATCCTGAAAGTAATTCACCTGAAGCAGAAGTTACTATTAAGGATACTCAATATACCCAACCAGCATTATTTGTTGTGGAATATGCGTTGTCTCAATTGTGGATGAGTTGGGGAATTCAGCCAACACTTCTTTGTGGTCACAGTATAGGTGAATTTGTTGCAGCTCATTTAGCGGGAATATTCAGTTTAAAAGATGCATTATTATTGGTTGCCAAACGTGGTAAGTTGGTTAGTAATCTTCCAGCAGGAAGTATGCTATCAGTGAGAACGACGTATGAAAGTCTTTCTGAAATATTACCTAAAGATCTGTGTGTTGCAGCCGTAAACTCAGATCAATTATGTGTTGTATCTGGTGAAGATAAACCTATTGAAGCATTTGCTAAATTATTAGAAGAAAAGAAAATTCCAAACAGATTACTTTTAACAAGTCATGCTTTTCATTCTACAATGATGGATCCTGTATTGGAAGAATTTAAATCAGAAGTAGAAAAAGTAACAATAAACATTCCTCGTCTTCCAATAGTCTCTACAGTAACAGGGACTTGGCTAAGCGATTCAGAAGCTACAGATCCTAATTATTGGACAGATCATTTAAGAGCAACTGTTCGTTTTTCAGAGGCCATGGAAACAGCGCTAGAATTAGAAGATATAATCTTATTAGAAGTTGGTCCTGGTCGTGCATTAACCACGTTATCACAGCAAAAAAAGAGACCTAAATCGGCAAGCTCTATAGCTACTTTAGTAATGCCTAAGGAAAATGAAAACTCCTATCATACTGTATTATCTGCTTTAGGGCAGCTTTGGTTAAAAGGTATAGAACCTAATTGGCCAGCTTATTATGAAGGGCAATCAAGACAGAAAGTTTGGTTGCCAGCTTATGTTTTTGATAGAAAGCTGTGTTGGGTAGATCCACCTATTATCGATAATAAAACCAATAATTATAACCAATCAATCGAATCAAATATTAATCAACCTAAAAGTACTCAAATGGACACTGTTTTAGAACCTCAACGAAAAAATACGATTCTAGAAAAAATTTCAGAAATTATAATTAATACTTCAGGAATGGAGTTAGAGCCTTCTGAGTATAATTCTAGCTTTCTTGAGCTTGGTCTTGATTCTCTTATATTAACACAAATGGCTATCACATGTAAAAATGAGTTTAATACAGCTATTACGTTTCGCCAATTAAATGATGAGTTAGGAACACCTAATCTTTTAGCAAATTTTTTAGATAACAATTTACCTCCAGAGCGTTTTGCAGCGGCTATAAGTACTACTGTTGTTTCTGCACCAATCCAAAATACTATGGCTACAGCACCTTCAGCTCCAGTACCAGTATCAACGCCAGTGCAACAATCCAATCAAGTTAATTATCCTATCAATAGTTCTGCAGTAGATCTTATCGCACAGCAGTTGCAATTATTAGGGAAACAGCTAGCATTGTTACAAGGTAATAACACAGCTCCAGCGGCTGCTTCAGAGGCAATTCCAGCTCCTGTGCAAGTACCTGTACAAAAGGAAGCAAAACCAATTATGAGTACGGCTCCAACAACCCTTTCTGAAGATGAGATTAAAGAACATAAAAAACCATTTGGTGCCTCACCAAAAATTGATAAGCAAAAGATTGAGATTAATACAAAGCAACAGCAATTCTTAGACGATTTAACGGTTGCTTATAACAAAAAAACAGAAGCTAGTAAATTTTACAGCGAGAAACATCGTCCGCATATGTCAGATCCTAGAGTCGTATCTGGCTTTAAACCTTTAACCAAAGAATTGGTATACCCAATAGTTATAGAAAAATCTTCAGGAAACAAGCTTTGGGATATTGATGGTAACCAATACATAGATGCGTTAAGTGGATTTGGATCTTGTTTATTAGGATATCAACCAGAATTTATAAAAGAAGCATTACATGATCAAATTGAATTAGGTTTTGAAGTTGGTCCACAGCATCCATTAGCAGGTGAGGTATGTGAAATGCTTTGCGAAATGACAGGTCATGATCGTGCAGCACTTTGCAATACAGGTTCAGAAGCGGTATTAGGAGCGATGCGAATTGCAAGAACCGTAACAGGTAAATCTTTGATTGTGGCATTCTCACGATCATATCATGGTATTACGGACGAGGTACTTGTAAGAGGTTCACGCATGAAAAAGACCTTTCCTGCAGCACCTGGTATTATGCCAGAAGCGGTTCAAAACATGCTAATTTTAGATTACGGAACAGAAGAGAGTTTACAAATAATTAGAGATAGAATAGATGAATTAGCTGCAGTACTTGTTGAACCAATACAAAGTAGAAGACCAGAATTTCAACCTGTAGAGTTCTTAAAAGAGGTCAGTAACATTACTAAAACATCAAATGCAGCACTTATTTTTGATGAGATTATTACCGGATTCCGTATGCACCCTCAGGGTATTCAAGGGTTGTTTGGAATTAAGGCGGATCTTGCTACGTATGGAAAAGTGATAGGTGGAGGTGTTTCAATTGGAGCTATTTTGGGTAGTGATAAATACATGGATGCGCTAGATGGTGGTGCTTGGCAATTTGGAGATGATTCATTTCCAGAAGTTGGTGTTACTTATTTTGCCGGAACATTTGTACGTCATCCTTTAGCTTTGGCGTCTACAAAAGCCTCTTTAATACACTTAAAGGAAAATGGACCAGAACTTCAGGACGACTTGGCAGATAAGGCAGAGCGTTTAGCTACTGAATTAAATACGTATTTCAAAAATCATAATTTACCTATCGTCATAAATTATTTCAGATCCTTATGGAGGATTGCATTTTTAGAAGAAATTCCATATGCTGAACTTGTTTTTGTGATTTTAAGATCTAAAGGGATTCATATCATGGAAGGTTTCCCTTGCTATATGACTACAGCTTATACTGAAGGTGATGTAGATCAAATTATAAATAGTATAAAAGAAAGTATCGAAGAACTGATTAAAGTTGGAATTTTGGTAAGTGATATTAATACCAATGTTAATAGAAGTCAAACCAAATCATCCGCATTAAATCAACCTCCAGTACCAGGTGCAAAATTAGGCATGGATGAATCAGGAAACCCAGCTTGGTTTATTGTAGATGAAAAGAATGGAAATGCTTATAAAAAGATTGAGATTTAG
- a CDS encoding non-ribosomal peptide synthetase yields MIESTVEPESKSIFNPFAGPEIERIMHTTQSQTEIWLACKLGDIDASRAYNESISLILKGQLNKSAILKAIQSIVNRHECLRSVFSSDGRYMTVFKHVAVLLDIQDASASSKIEKDEILKNCLSTDANYVFDLLRGPLFKVGLIKVSEEEHHLIITAHHIVFDGWSAGILLEELGSLYSANVNNTHHNLPQAESFCAYAEEQHAFMASEAYDITENYWLNEFKDNVPQLTLPTDFPRPEVRTFKSERLDVSMGTELVSALKKTGIKAGCSLVTTLLSAFEIFIYTQTGQDDIVLGLPSADQAASGKLQMIGHCVNLLPLRSKIDVNISFDDYLKQRKPQLFDAYDQQQISFGQLLQKLSIARDPSRVPLVPVVFNIDMGMTNAVSFTDLAYELKSNPRAYDAFEIFLNASGSEENLILEWAYNTALFKPETIKQMMVSFQSLVHKLIESHDFKLKEILKVDDTAYININKTDATYPKLPLHQLIAKQARQSPDTKALKFEQSEITYKDLELQINRLAHSLAEKGVKPNTIVAVAAPRSIELVVSLLAIMQCGAAYLPLDPSYPQHRLDFMLSDSDAEVVIASNTTSIKSEASKKQLVLEDLFLNLTEYSSDPLSLSVDIEEKAYLLYTSGSTGNPKGVEVTHKNLVNFLFSMLVEPGIKETDKLLSITTISFDIAGLELFLPLLKGATLVIANDDVAKDGRLLLEHIVDESITMLQATPTTWQMLLDSGWVDKLPIKALCGGEKLPMPLAKKIIPKVNELWNMYGPTETTIWSTTKQILIDDEVLTIGKPIANTQVYILNDQGLLMKPGAIGEIVIGGDGVANGYWKREDLTAEKFISSPFDSEPNVKLYRTGDLGRLLSNDEFECLGRMDDQVKIRGHRIELGEIEEVMITIEDIESCVVMIDEDRLKAFVKGKESFSLSQDILHKWRTHLKELLPLYMVPHDINRVNEFPTTLNGKIDRKTLLNNSKLTSQRITGKTAPRSAMEKLVASVWESSLKIKDIDVFSNFFEIGGHSLIAVRVMASLEKETGTRLPLSALMTHSTIEKLAQLMEVDDEENSWSSLVPIKPDGNKTPLYVVHGEFYNVLFLNSLVKNVDSEQPLYGLQAKGLNEEDTPHDKIEDMAAHYISEILESNPEGPYAIAGYSFGGIIAFEMARQLKAQGKTVEKFISFDSYVFPDYYYPDAFRKQFMTGFYTSGKVVFALSKMFSSADKFKERIRIFRNMLNQIFSRVKHNNKEHKLERKELQDLLELNVGKETLKNLSSHHSLAVDSYHIVPEDLKVDLMVADDDVFFKHDKKYYGWKSLAKQGVQRHSVSGNHANMFVAPNDKQFGLVLQKILDS; encoded by the coding sequence ATGATAGAATCAACCGTAGAACCTGAAAGTAAATCTATTTTCAACCCTTTTGCAGGACCTGAGATTGAACGTATAATGCATACTACCCAATCACAAACAGAGATTTGGCTGGCGTGCAAATTGGGTGATATAGATGCTAGTAGAGCATATAATGAATCCATTTCGCTTATACTTAAAGGGCAATTAAATAAAAGTGCGATTCTAAAAGCTATTCAAAGTATCGTAAATCGTCATGAATGTTTACGTTCAGTGTTTAGTTCTGACGGTCGTTATATGACAGTGTTTAAACATGTTGCTGTTTTGCTAGATATTCAGGATGCTTCAGCTAGTAGCAAAATAGAGAAAGATGAAATTTTAAAAAATTGCTTGTCTACAGATGCTAATTATGTATTTGATTTATTAAGAGGCCCACTTTTTAAAGTGGGACTAATTAAGGTTTCAGAAGAAGAACATCATTTAATTATTACTGCACACCATATTGTATTTGATGGTTGGTCTGCAGGTATTTTATTAGAAGAACTAGGAAGCTTGTATTCGGCTAACGTTAATAATACACATCACAATTTACCACAAGCAGAAAGTTTTTGCGCTTATGCAGAGGAGCAGCATGCGTTTATGGCGAGTGAAGCCTACGATATTACCGAAAACTATTGGCTTAATGAATTTAAGGATAATGTACCTCAATTAACGTTGCCAACAGATTTTCCAAGACCAGAGGTTAGAACATTTAAGAGTGAACGTCTCGATGTTTCTATGGGAACAGAATTGGTGAGTGCTTTAAAAAAAACAGGTATAAAAGCAGGTTGTAGTTTGGTAACCACACTTTTATCAGCATTCGAAATATTTATTTACACCCAAACAGGACAAGATGATATTGTCTTGGGACTACCTTCAGCCGATCAAGCAGCAAGTGGTAAATTACAAATGATTGGTCATTGTGTAAACTTGTTACCACTACGAAGCAAAATTGATGTAAATATTAGTTTTGATGATTATTTAAAACAACGCAAACCTCAACTATTTGATGCTTATGATCAGCAGCAAATTAGTTTTGGACAATTGCTTCAAAAGCTTTCAATCGCTAGAGATCCTTCTAGAGTACCATTAGTTCCTGTGGTTTTTAATATTGATATGGGAATGACTAATGCAGTCTCATTTACGGATTTAGCATACGAGTTAAAAAGTAATCCACGCGCTTATGATGCTTTTGAGATTTTTCTAAACGCATCAGGATCAGAGGAAAATTTAATTTTAGAATGGGCTTATAATACGGCATTGTTTAAACCAGAAACCATAAAACAAATGATGGTTTCGTTTCAAAGTTTGGTTCATAAATTAATAGAATCGCATGATTTCAAACTAAAGGAAATTCTTAAAGTTGATGACACTGCATATATAAATATTAACAAAACAGATGCTACTTATCCGAAATTACCGTTACATCAGCTTATTGCGAAACAAGCAAGACAATCACCAGATACAAAAGCATTAAAATTCGAACAGTCTGAAATCACTTATAAAGATTTAGAATTACAAATAAATCGTTTAGCACATTCTTTAGCAGAAAAAGGTGTTAAACCAAATACTATAGTTGCTGTTGCTGCACCACGTTCAATTGAATTAGTAGTAAGTTTACTTGCTATAATGCAATGTGGAGCTGCTTATTTGCCATTAGATCCAAGTTATCCGCAACACCGCTTAGACTTTATGCTAAGTGACTCTGATGCTGAAGTCGTTATAGCATCCAATACAACATCTATTAAATCTGAAGCTAGTAAAAAACAACTTGTATTAGAAGATTTGTTTTTAAACTTAACAGAATATTCATCTGATCCTCTATCACTAAGTGTAGATATAGAAGAAAAAGCCTATTTACTATATACTTCAGGATCAACAGGAAATCCTAAAGGCGTTGAGGTTACGCACAAAAACTTAGTCAACTTCTTATTTAGCATGTTAGTTGAACCAGGTATTAAGGAAACGGATAAGCTATTATCGATCACAACAATTTCCTTTGATATTGCAGGTTTAGAGTTGTTTTTACCATTATTGAAAGGTGCCACTTTGGTAATTGCTAATGATGACGTGGCTAAAGATGGACGTTTATTATTAGAACATATAGTAGATGAGTCTATAACCATGTTACAAGCGACTCCTACAACATGGCAAATGTTATTAGATTCTGGTTGGGTAGATAAATTGCCTATTAAAGCGCTATGTGGTGGTGAAAAACTACCAATGCCTTTAGCAAAAAAAATAATACCAAAGGTTAATGAGTTATGGAATATGTACGGTCCTACTGAAACAACCATTTGGTCTACTACCAAACAAATTTTAATTGATGATGAGGTGCTTACAATTGGTAAGCCCATAGCTAATACGCAAGTTTACATTTTAAATGATCAAGGTCTTTTAATGAAACCAGGCGCTATTGGTGAAATTGTAATTGGAGGTGATGGTGTTGCAAACGGGTATTGGAAGCGTGAGGATTTAACTGCTGAGAAGTTTATTTCTAGTCCATTTGATTCGGAGCCAAATGTTAAATTGTATAGAACAGGTGATCTTGGGAGGTTGCTTAGTAATGATGAATTTGAATGCTTAGGTCGTATGGATGACCAAGTTAAAATTAGAGGGCATCGTATAGAACTTGGTGAAATTGAAGAGGTCATGATTACAATAGAGGATATTGAATCTTGTGTTGTGATGATAGACGAAGACCGGTTAAAAGCATTTGTTAAAGGGAAGGAATCTTTTTCTCTTTCTCAAGATATTCTTCATAAATGGAGAACCCATTTAAAAGAGCTTTTACCGCTTTATATGGTTCCTCATGATATTAATCGTGTTAATGAGTTTCCAACAACCTTAAATGGAAAAATTGATAGAAAGACATTACTTAATAATTCTAAGTTGACTTCTCAGCGTATAACTGGTAAAACGGCTCCAAGATCAGCAATGGAAAAGTTGGTGGCGAGCGTTTGGGAATCGTCTTTGAAAATTAAGGATATTGATGTTTTTAGTAATTTCTTTGAGATTGGTGGACATTCTTTAATTGCGGTTCGGGTAATGGCAAGTTTAGAGAAGGAGACCGGAACTAGATTACCTCTCTCGGCATTAATGACGCATTCAACTATAGAAAAACTAGCACAATTAATGGAGGTGGATGACGAGGAAAACTCATGGAGTTCATTAGTGCCAATTAAACCAGATGGAAATAAAACACCACTTTATGTTGTACATGGAGAGTTTTATAATGTGTTGTTTTTGAATTCATTAGTTAAAAATGTAGATAGCGAACAGCCTTTATATGGTTTGCAAGCCAAAGGACTTAACGAAGAGGATACTCCACATGATAAGATTGAGGATATGGCTGCTCATTATATTTCGGAAATTCTTGAATCCAATCCAGAAGGACCATATGCAATAGCTGGGTATTCATTTGGCGGAATTATAGCATTTGAAATGGCTAGACAATTAAAAGCTCAAGGCAAAACGGTAGAGAAATTTATATCTTTTGATAGCTATGTCTTCCCAGACTATTATTATCCAGATGCGTTTAGAAAGCAATTTATGACGGGATTTTATACTTCAGGTAAAGTTGTTTTTGCATTATCTAAAATGTTTAGTAGTGCTGATAAATTTAAAGAAAGAATACGCATTTTTAGAAATATGCTGAATCAAATATTTTCTAGGGTTAAACATAATAATAAAGAGCATAAATTAGAGCGTAAAGAATTACAAGATTTATTAGAGCTTAACGTAGGTAAGGAAACATTAAAAAACTTGAGTAGTCATCACAGTTTGGCAGTTGATAGCTATCATATAGTTCCAGAGGATTTAAAAGTAGACTTAATGGTTGCAGATGATGATGTCTTTTTTAAACATGATAAAAAGTATTACGGATGGAAATCTTTAGCGAAGCAAGGAGTGCAAAGGCATAGTGTTTCGGGTAACCATGCCAATATGTTTGTAGCTCCTAATGATAAACAATTTGGTCTTGTTCTACAAAAAATATTAGACAGTTAA